The proteins below are encoded in one region of Aestuariivirga litoralis:
- a CDS encoding TIGR02281 family clan AA aspartic protease, with amino-acid sequence MRSIQPLPSVALAILLTLGAGLPGLRPPIHVKNNIDLMAVTEIKGGQGGHFVTQAYVNSQTIQVLVDTGASAVALSYEDADRVGLRPRLLTYDVGVNTANGATKAARVKLSRVEIDNVRVDNVDALVLPQGALTGTLLGMSFLSRLSSFGSENGTLTLKN; translated from the coding sequence ATGCGCAGCATCCAACCCTTGCCCAGCGTTGCCCTTGCTATTCTGCTGACCCTTGGGGCTGGCCTGCCGGGCTTGCGCCCGCCGATCCATGTGAAGAACAATATTGATCTGATGGCGGTGACCGAAATCAAGGGCGGCCAGGGCGGACATTTCGTGACGCAGGCCTATGTGAACAGCCAGACTATACAAGTGCTGGTCGATACCGGGGCTTCTGCCGTGGCGCTGTCTTATGAAGATGCTGACCGGGTAGGTTTGCGCCCGCGCCTGCTGACCTATGATGTGGGCGTGAACACTGCCAATGGCGCCACCAAGGCGGCACGGGTAAAACTGTCGCGCGTCGAGATCGACAATGTGCGTGTGGACAATGTGGATGCGCTGGTTCTGCCGCAAGGCGCCCTCACCGGCACATTGCTCGGCATGAGCTTCTTGTCGCGCCTCTCGAGCTTCGGCTCGGAAAACGGCACGCTGACGTTGAAGAATTGA
- a CDS encoding DUF1289 domain-containing protein — protein sequence MDQILRDQIETPCVKVCVVDPETQLCIGCGRTRLEIGRWLGMSPDERHKIVLDLPERLNTLTQRKTRRGGRAGRMAARNGSEV from the coding sequence ATGGACCAGATTCTACGCGACCAGATTGAAACACCGTGTGTGAAGGTGTGCGTGGTGGACCCTGAAACCCAGCTGTGCATCGGCTGCGGGCGCACCCGGCTGGAAATCGGCCGCTGGCTGGGCATGAGCCCGGATGAACGGCACAAGATTGTTCTCGATCTGCCGGAGCGCCTGAACACCCTCACCCAGCGCAAGACGCGGCGTGGCGGACGCGCGGGCCGCATGGCGGCGCGCAACGGTTCAGAAGTTTAA